One Dysidea avara chromosome 7, odDysAvar1.4, whole genome shotgun sequence genomic region harbors:
- the LOC136261549 gene encoding probable caffeoyl-CoA O-methyltransferase 2: MTNMNWKIVAGVGCASLAAAGTGYLLYLLGQKSAHSDKRLPSTDKTYENNDPINLYVIDHTTINPVLKKLHKLSTSHSKGIMTTAIEQDTFLTILTKSLNAKKAIDIGMFFGCRAMALALGLSDGGKVVGLEINSEYIENGKPFFAEAGISDKIDIRIKDAEEGLSEMIKDGESGTYDIAFLDAFNKSYPSYLEPVYTLLCPEGLFVIDNALQGGKVVDPQVDKSVNGVFRINDMLKNDCRFEVVLLKVADGIMIARKI, translated from the coding sequence ATGACCAATATGAATTGGAAGATTGTTGCTGGTGTAGGATGTGCTAGTTTGGCAGCTGCTGGAACAGGTTATCTGCTCTACCTACTGGGTCAGAAAAGTGCTCATTCTGACAAAAGATTGCCTAGCACTGACAAGACCTACGAGAACAATGATCCTATTAATCTCTATGTAATTGATCACACCACCATTAATCCTGTACTGAAGAAACTTCACAAGTTGTCTACTTCTCATTCTAAAGGAATCATGACTACAGCCATTGAGCAAGACACTTTCCTTACAATACTTACCAAATCCTTAAATGCCAAAAAGGCTATTGATATTGGAATGTTCTTTGGATGTAGAGCTATGGCATTGGCACTTGGGCTATCAGATGGCGGGAAAGTTGTTGGTCTGGAAATTAATTCAGAGTACATAGAAAATGGAAAACCATTTTTTGCTGAAGCAGGGATAAGTGATAAGATTGACATACGCATAAAAGATGCTGAAGAAGGTCTTTCTGAGATGATTAAAGATGGGGAAAGTGGCACATATGATATTGCTTTCTTGGATGCCTTTAATAAGAGTTATCCCTCATACCTTGAACCAGTTTACACTCTGCTATGTCCAGAAGGCTTGTTTGTCATTGATAATGCACTTCAAGGAGGCAAAGTTGTTGATCCACAAGTTGATAAGTCTGTAAACGGTGTGTTTAGAATAAATGACATGCTTAAAAATGATTGTCGATTTGAAGTAGTACTGCTAAAAGTAGCAGATGGAATTATGATAGCTAGGAAAATATAA
- the LOC136260670 gene encoding ras-like protein RAS2, with translation MDKQKYKVVVAGGGGVGKSAITIQFTQAQFVEEYDPTIEDTYTKQCVVDGEVALLDILDTAGQEEFSAMREQYMHTGDGFLLVYSVIDKTSFEDIRLLHRDILRVKDCSYLPMVLVANKVDIKNERSVASRDGEELAATLKIDYAETSAKERIHIDETFHKLIQLMREFTRRQHEEKKNGKKGNCTIL, from the exons ATGGATAAGCAGAAGTACAAAGTAGTAGTTGCTGGAGGTGGAGGAGTTGGAAAGTCTGCCATAACGATCCAGTTCACTCAAGCTCAGTTCGTAGAGGAATACGACCCAACAATTGAAGACACGTACACTAAACAATGCGTAGTGGACGGAGAAGTAGCATTATTGGACA ttcTTGATACAGCTGGACAAGAG GAGTTCAGTGCCATGAGAGAGCAGTACATGCATACAGGTGATGGATTTCTACTAGTCTATTCCGTCATTGACAAAACTAGTTTTGAAGACATAAGACTTCTGCATCGAGACATACTACGAGTCAAAGATTG TTCATATCTTCCAATGGTTTTGGTGGCCAACAAAGTTGACATTAAGAATGAAAGAAGTGTTGCTTCACGGGATGGAGAAGAATTAGCTGCTACATTGAAG ATCGACTATGCTGAAACAAGTGCAAAAGAAAGAATACACATTGATGAGACATTTCACAAATTAATTCAACTAATGAG GGAGTTTACTCGAAGGCAACATGAAGAAAAGAAGAATGGAAAGAAAGGCAATTGTACAATTCTGTAG